A DNA window from Fundulus heteroclitus isolate FHET01 unplaced genomic scaffold, MU-UCD_Fhet_4.1 scaffold_75, whole genome shotgun sequence contains the following coding sequences:
- the LOC118561914 gene encoding paraneoplastic antigen Ma3 homolog gives MMVEVSECSAKEKRRRIMEGLKGPALEVIKAVRLSDPNVSPEECLEALDSAFGMAESGDDLYFAFRLMQQQSGEKLSDFLRRLERSLSKVVQRDGLPASSMNKARIEQLLKGAVGSDLMLIQLRLRERKGNPPTFLELLREIRAEEEYEASRAKLTPSVRAVYPKPQIDQNHSEIQSLRAEIKEVKSMFAALSSQSLQDTADKHDKCSTDRERLKEPSLDVEVVALRKQVKQLQQKVKSRVSHQVETPPAVMAVYTPSRRPEADERFCYRCGESGHMASKCRRPENQNKVIQRLIQALKKAKTPNAQSSTDESVEQSATVRKSAVGNLQPVGLPEGLIGPPSL, from the coding sequence ATGATGGTAGAGGTGAGTGAATGTTCGGCAAAAGAAAAACGACGGAGAATAATGGAGGGCCTAAAGGGTCCTGCATTAGAAGTCATCAAAGCAGTTCGCCTTTCTGATCCAAATGTCAGTCCTGAAGAGTGTCTAGAAGCTCTTGATAGTGCATTTGGGATGGCAGAGTCAGGAGATGATTTATACTTCGCTTTTAGACTGATGCAACAACAGTCTGGGGAAAAGTTGTCAGACTTTCTACGGAGACTAGAGCGCAGTTTGTCGAAAGTCGTTCAAAGAGATGGCCTTCCTGCCTCAAGCATGAACAAAGCTCGGATTGAACAGTTGCTTAAGGGCGCAGTGGGTTCAGACTTAATGCTAATTCAGCTCAGGTTGAGGGAGAGAAAAGGGAACCCCCCAACCTTTCTTGAACTATTGCGTGAAATTCGTGCTGAAGAGGAGTATGAAGCATCTAGAGCTAAGTTAACTCCATCAGTACGTGCAGTCTACCCCAAACCTCAGATAGACCAAAATCATTCTGAAATTCAGAGTCTGAGGGCTGAGATAAAAGAGGTAAAGTCAATGTTCGCTGCACTTTCTTCACAATCCCTTCAAGATACTGCTGATAAACATGACAAATGTTCAACTGACAGAGAGAGACTTAAAGAACCAAGTCTGGATGTTGAAGTTGTGGCTTTAAGGAAACAAGTTAAACAGCTGCAGCAAAAAGTCAAGTCCAGAGTGTCACATCAGGTTGAAACACCACCAGCTGTCATGGCCGTGTACACTCCAAGTAGACGTCCTGAAGCGGATGAACGTTTTTGTTACCGCTGTGGTGAAAGCGGACATATGGCTAGTAAATGCAGGAGgccagaaaatcaaaataaagttATTCAGAGGCTTATTCAAGCACTCAAAAAAGCTAAAACCCCAAATGCACAGTCTTCTACTGATGAAAGCGTTGAGCAGAGTGCTACAGTGAGAAAGAGTGCAGTGGGTAATCTACAACCTGTTGGGCTGCCAGAAGGGCTAATAGGGCCACCGTCCTTGTAA